One genomic region from Chthonomonas calidirosea T49 encodes:
- a CDS encoding ABC transporter ATP-binding protein, translated as MPLLEVQNLQVQFQTPEQTVYAVSDLSFTLDRNETVGLVGESGSGKSATALALMGLPPAKITGGSIRFDGEELVGKPAEFLQKLRGQKMAMIFQDPFSSLDPTMSIGAQLIEAIRIHLPLKGKAAYAYALELLKNVHMPTPEQKMRQFPHELSGGQRQRVLIAMAFACKPLLLIADEPTTALDVTVQAQILDRTAVLQRQHSSGLLLITHDLGVVAETCHRTLVMYAGQLMEAGTTEQIFRNPLHPYTQGLLAATIPLEKPEARRQPLPTIPGQPPSLTQKFTGCPFFPRCRARIPNLCDKEKVPLYSLPSGRQVRCLLYADQRSGTSSDVSSV; from the coding sequence ATGCCTCTGCTAGAAGTGCAAAACCTTCAGGTGCAGTTTCAAACTCCGGAACAGACGGTCTACGCCGTGAGCGACCTCTCTTTTACCCTCGACCGCAACGAGACCGTGGGGCTGGTAGGGGAATCGGGCTCCGGCAAAAGCGCCACAGCGCTTGCCCTCATGGGACTGCCCCCCGCTAAAATTACCGGCGGCTCTATCCGATTCGACGGCGAGGAGCTTGTCGGAAAACCCGCCGAGTTTCTCCAAAAGCTCCGTGGGCAGAAGATGGCCATGATCTTTCAAGACCCCTTCTCTTCCCTCGACCCCACCATGTCCATCGGTGCCCAACTGATCGAAGCCATCCGAATCCATCTGCCACTGAAAGGCAAGGCCGCTTACGCCTATGCGCTGGAACTTCTCAAAAACGTGCATATGCCCACCCCTGAGCAAAAAATGCGACAGTTCCCCCACGAGCTTTCCGGAGGCCAGCGCCAGCGGGTGCTCATTGCCATGGCCTTTGCCTGCAAACCGCTTCTCCTCATTGCGGACGAGCCCACCACTGCACTCGATGTCACCGTCCAAGCCCAAATTCTGGATCGTACGGCAGTCCTTCAACGCCAACACAGCTCCGGCCTGCTTCTCATCACCCACGATCTGGGCGTTGTGGCCGAGACCTGCCATCGAACCCTGGTCATGTACGCCGGCCAACTGATGGAAGCCGGCACGACCGAGCAGATATTTCGCAATCCACTTCATCCCTATACACAAGGCCTTCTTGCTGCCACCATCCCGCTCGAAAAGCCCGAAGCAAGGCGCCAACCTCTTCCTACTATCCCCGGCCAGCCCCCTAGCCTTACCCAGAAGTTTACAGGGTGCCCCTTCTTTCCGCGCTGCCGTGCTCGCATCCCTAATCTGTGTGATAAAGAGAAAGTTCCCCTCTATAGTTTGCCCTCCGGTCGGCAAGTGCGTTGCCTGCTCTACGCCGATCAAAGAAGTGGAACCTCATCGGACGTTTCAAGCGTCTAA
- a CDS encoding DUF6807 family protein, which translates to MLPEESPVTLIARPGHVEFWIYGGLFAVYRTSSAAPCGFTAIYAKDRRPVLKPNEAGIVLGIARENVDGFDFTPSANTSHSKGTIVPLSTMARRGPCSVGLRQDNLWVTPHGEPIIAETRIFRALPGPGPSRILDIFLNLRPCTSHEIVFGSAPHDLLQLYVAEPFLRETGLVRNSRGAVGLDQIHRRSAAWCGFVGVIQKETVGFAMMDHPQNPFFPTDWNLSADGTLSPSPLLWSGFAQNLAKAISLRYRLIVHDGYVDFGWTGARLRDFAKEHLLGVP; encoded by the coding sequence ATGCTGCCAGAAGAAAGTCCTGTAACGCTTATCGCCCGGCCCGGACACGTGGAGTTTTGGATCTACGGTGGGCTGTTTGCCGTCTACCGAACCTCCTCCGCCGCTCCCTGTGGCTTTACCGCCATCTATGCTAAAGACCGTCGGCCCGTTCTCAAGCCAAACGAAGCCGGCATCGTGCTTGGCATCGCGCGTGAGAACGTGGATGGTTTCGACTTTACCCCCTCGGCAAACACCTCTCACTCCAAAGGAACCATCGTTCCCCTCTCTACCATGGCGCGCCGAGGCCCCTGTTCCGTAGGGCTTCGCCAAGACAACCTCTGGGTCACTCCACACGGGGAACCGATCATCGCCGAAACGCGCATCTTTCGTGCGCTGCCCGGCCCAGGTCCCTCTCGCATCCTCGATATTTTTCTAAACCTTCGTCCCTGCACTTCGCATGAAATCGTCTTCGGCAGCGCCCCACACGACCTGCTGCAGCTCTATGTGGCTGAGCCTTTCCTTCGTGAAACAGGCTTAGTACGCAATAGTAGAGGTGCCGTGGGCCTAGATCAGATCCATCGGCGCAGCGCGGCTTGGTGCGGCTTTGTGGGCGTCATTCAAAAAGAGACCGTCGGCTTTGCGATGATGGACCATCCCCAAAACCCCTTCTTTCCCACCGACTGGAATCTCTCAGCGGATGGAACTCTCTCGCCCTCCCCACTCCTATGGAGTGGGTTTGCGCAAAACCTTGCCAAAGCGATCTCGCTGCGCTATCGGCTTATTGTGCACGACGGCTATGTGGATTTCGGCTGGACGGGTGCCCGACTGCGGGATTTTGCTAAAGAGCATCTTCTTGGAGTGCCTTAA
- the cysK gene encoding cysteine synthase A gives MRIANNITELIGNTPLVRLNRIAAGLRAEVVCKLEYFNPLSSVKDRIAVSMIEAAEQAGLLKPGMAVLEATSGNTGIGLAFVCAAKGYPCVLVMPDTMSSERRALLRALGARLVLTPGIEGMPGAIAKAEQIAASAPGEYYIPRQFDNPANPEIHRRTTAEEIWRDTEGRCDILVAGVGTGGTITGVGEVIKARKPSFRVVAVEPRNSAVLSGKPRGRHDIQGIGAGFIPNVLNTHIYDEVIQVCETDSMEMARRLAREEGIFAGISAGAAVWAAIEVAKRPESAGKMIVVIVPDTGERYLSTPTYSIYEE, from the coding sequence ATGAGAATAGCTAACAACATAACGGAGCTGATTGGCAACACACCTCTAGTTCGTCTTAACCGCATTGCAGCCGGCCTTCGCGCTGAAGTGGTATGCAAGCTAGAGTATTTCAACCCTCTATCCAGCGTGAAAGACCGTATCGCCGTCTCCATGATCGAGGCCGCCGAGCAGGCCGGCCTGCTAAAGCCGGGAATGGCCGTGCTCGAGGCCACTAGCGGCAACACAGGCATCGGGCTGGCCTTTGTGTGCGCAGCAAAGGGTTACCCATGCGTTCTGGTGATGCCCGACACCATGTCGAGCGAACGAAGGGCGCTCCTGCGCGCGCTGGGCGCGCGTCTTGTGCTGACCCCAGGCATTGAGGGAATGCCCGGCGCCATCGCCAAAGCCGAGCAGATCGCCGCTAGCGCTCCGGGCGAATACTACATCCCTCGCCAGTTCGATAACCCGGCGAACCCAGAAATCCATCGGCGCACCACAGCCGAAGAGATATGGCGAGATACTGAAGGCCGATGCGATATCCTTGTGGCCGGCGTAGGGACCGGAGGAACAATAACCGGTGTGGGAGAGGTGATCAAAGCGCGCAAACCTTCCTTTCGCGTGGTGGCCGTGGAACCGCGCAACTCGGCCGTCCTCAGCGGCAAACCGCGAGGTCGCCACGATATTCAAGGCATAGGCGCTGGCTTCATCCCAAATGTCCTTAATACCCATATCTATGATGAGGTCATTCAGGTATGCGAAACCGATAGCATGGAGATGGCACGTCGGCTCGCGCGAGAAGAGGGCATCTTTGCCGGCATTTCGGCAGGAGCGGCCGTATGGGCTGCTATCGAGGTGGCAAAACGCCCAGAAAGCGCAGGAAAAATGATCGTGGTGATCGTGCCGGACACCGGCGAACGCTACCTTTCGACACCAACCTACTCGATCTATGAAGAATGA
- a CDS encoding RrF2 family transcriptional regulator — translation MSFFNAKLRYGLCAAVDLAMQPPSRACQSREIAARQNIPGPYLDQILAALKGAGIVRSIRGAGGGYVLAKPADKITVGDVVCALLRTDRLFAGPEEPIANAPSIAWVVHEFEEQVEEAISNILYSTTLADLVIRKQSLDDALSIMPGI, via the coding sequence ATGTCGTTCTTTAACGCAAAATTGCGCTATGGTCTTTGCGCCGCGGTAGATTTGGCGATGCAACCTCCTTCACGTGCCTGCCAAAGTCGGGAGATCGCGGCACGTCAAAATATTCCGGGGCCTTATCTCGACCAGATTCTAGCCGCCCTCAAAGGAGCCGGCATTGTGCGCAGCATTCGGGGCGCTGGAGGCGGCTATGTGCTCGCCAAACCCGCCGACAAGATCACTGTGGGCGATGTGGTATGTGCGCTGTTGCGAACCGATCGGCTCTTTGCAGGGCCGGAAGAACCGATCGCTAATGCCCCTAGCATCGCTTGGGTTGTCCACGAGTTCGAAGAGCAGGTGGAAGAGGCCATCTCAAACATCCTCTACTCGACGACTTTGGCAGATCTCGTAATCCGTAAACAGAGTTTGGATGATGCCCTTAGCATAATGCCCGGCATCTGA
- a CDS encoding RHS repeat-associated core domain-containing protein, with protein MAGQVVHGEYDRANSELVYMRARYMDPVLGRFISEDPSRDGVNCFVYCADEPINQVDNNRQAALTIFEGFWSAFCYLLGLCIGYMLTTELIEATHPGHHGGYACTYLKLV; from the coding sequence GTGGCAGGACAGGTGGTTCATGGGGAATATGACAGGGCTAACTCGGAGCTTGTCTACATGCGGGCACGATACATGGATCCGGTGTTAGGCCGGTTCATTAGTGAAGACCCAAGTAGGGATGGGGTGAACTGCTTTGTCTACTGTGCAGATGAGCCTATTAATCAGGTGGATAACAACAGACAGGCAGCGCTTACTATCTTCGAAGGCTTTTGGAGCGCTTTCTGTTATCTGTTAGGACTATGTATCGGCTACATGCTTACAACAGAATTAATCGAAGCTACACATCCAGGACATCATGGTGGCTACGCTTGTACCTACCTGAAACTGGTTTAG
- a CDS encoding RHS repeat-associated core domain-containing protein produces MKTRGYGGEQGGQAGSSSEKYVGRLGHESDGSTGLIYMQARYMDPVLGRFISEDPSRDGVNWFVYCADDPVNQVDRTGKLPLSNWVDFIIWCLFEVFFVALAAFYDPKGYTDLKIYIQVGSGIIWLVSTLAGVWYAFLRPTGEDTIKNYRDRIERLEQEIDDEKTSMGEGSFARRLDGYFAEEILN; encoded by the coding sequence TTGAAGACAAGGGGGTATGGTGGTGAGCAAGGCGGTCAGGCGGGGAGCAGCTCTGAGAAGTATGTGGGGCGTTTAGGCCATGAGAGCGATGGGAGTACGGGGCTCATCTACATGCAGGCACGATACATGGATCCGGTGTTAGGCCGGTTCATCAGCGAAGACCCAAGTAGGGATGGGGTGAACTGGTTTGTCTATTGTGCAGATGATCCAGTTAATCAGGTGGATAGAACTGGAAAATTACCCCTATCAAATTGGGTTGATTTTATCATCTGGTGCTTATTTGAAGTATTTTTCGTTGCCCTAGCTGCGTTCTATGATCCCAAGGGTTATACAGATTTAAAGATATATATACAGGTAGGGTCGGGTATTATCTGGCTGGTAAGTACTCTGGCAGGCGTCTGGTATGCCTTTCTCCGTCCAACTGGCGAGGATACCATCAAGAACTACCGTGATAGAATAGAGAGATTAGAGCAGGAAATTGACGACGAAAAAACCTCTATGGGAGAAGGCAGTTTTGCGAGACGCCTTGATGGTTATTTTGCAGAGGAAATTCTCAATTGA
- the rfbD gene encoding dTDP-4-dehydrorhamnose reductase → MRILVTGANGMLGTDLCCLLEQSGHEVIRSSQREHAESDVTLDILDFSATRATLQQCKPDMLIHTAAYTHVDGCERDPDRAFQINALGTWHVAAACAEQDIPIVYISTDFVFDGRKTTPYTEFDPPNPINHYGASKLAGEQAVQKLCRRHYIVRTQWLFGVHGKNFPGTILELAQKRNELPVVVDQRGSPTSTLALSRALIKLLDTPLYGTYHIACKGECSWFEFAQKTLELAGISHVTLHPIPAEQWPSPTHRPAYSVLRRYVLELQGRDDLPAWQEALEEFIELLKAKK, encoded by the coding sequence ATGCGTATTCTGGTCACCGGTGCCAATGGAATGCTGGGTACAGACCTTTGTTGCCTGCTCGAGCAGAGCGGCCATGAGGTCATTCGTTCTTCGCAAAGAGAGCATGCCGAAAGCGATGTAACTCTGGATATCCTCGACTTCTCCGCCACACGTGCAACGCTCCAACAGTGCAAACCGGATATGCTTATCCACACTGCCGCTTACACCCATGTAGATGGCTGTGAACGTGACCCAGACCGCGCGTTCCAGATCAACGCCTTGGGCACCTGGCACGTGGCGGCCGCCTGTGCGGAGCAAGACATCCCCATTGTTTACATCAGCACCGACTTCGTGTTCGACGGCCGCAAAACAACACCTTACACCGAGTTCGACCCACCAAACCCCATCAACCACTATGGTGCCTCCAAACTTGCGGGCGAGCAGGCCGTGCAAAAGCTCTGTCGCCGCCACTACATCGTGCGTACCCAATGGCTCTTCGGCGTTCACGGGAAGAACTTCCCCGGCACCATTCTCGAGTTAGCCCAGAAACGCAATGAACTGCCCGTTGTTGTCGATCAGCGCGGCAGTCCCACCTCCACGCTGGCCCTCTCCCGCGCGCTCATCAAGCTATTGGATACTCCTCTCTATGGCACCTACCACATCGCTTGTAAAGGGGAGTGCAGCTGGTTCGAGTTCGCGCAGAAAACGTTGGAGTTGGCCGGCATCTCGCATGTAACCCTTCACCCCATTCCGGCAGAGCAGTGGCCTTCGCCGACCCATCGTCCGGCCTACTCCGTATTGCGACGCTATGTGCTGGAGCTGCAGGGTCGTGATGACCTACCGGCTTGGCAAGAGGCCTTAGAGGAGTTTATAGAGCTCCTGAAAGCAAAAAAATAA
- a CDS encoding decaprenyl-phosphate phosphoribosyltransferase: protein METKASSLPEPLPKTDRSLKRTLCALLEATRPKQATKNLFVFAALVFAGDLFKPSLFLRALLAFLIFCITTGGVYLWNDIFDAERDRLHPQKRHRPIASGALPVPLAWTAVFLLEAAGSIAAFFINLRFGITIVAYIVLQVAYGLILKQIVLLDVFALAAGFLLRTAGGGFAIQVGISPWLLLCTLELALFLGFGKRRQEIVTLGPDAGKHRPILEEYSLPLLDQLIGLVVAMTLISYSVYAVESPSARSHPHLWATVPIVLYGLFRYLYLVYRKGWGGAPDEVLLQDRPLQITILLWFLLVLVLFALDGHTKGGLLGYLILHK from the coding sequence ATGGAAACAAAGGCTTCTTCCTTGCCAGAACCACTACCGAAAACAGATCGCTCTCTAAAACGGACGCTGTGTGCGCTCCTAGAGGCGACTCGCCCCAAGCAAGCCACAAAGAATCTGTTCGTGTTCGCGGCGCTCGTGTTTGCCGGTGACCTCTTCAAGCCCTCGCTCTTTCTACGTGCCCTCCTCGCCTTTCTCATTTTCTGCATCACCACGGGCGGGGTCTATCTGTGGAACGATATTTTCGATGCCGAACGCGACCGGCTTCATCCCCAAAAGCGGCATCGCCCTATCGCCTCGGGTGCCCTTCCTGTTCCGCTGGCTTGGACCGCTGTTTTCCTCTTGGAAGCAGCGGGTAGCATCGCGGCTTTCTTCATTAACCTCCGGTTTGGAATCACGATCGTGGCCTATATCGTGTTGCAAGTGGCCTATGGACTTATTCTCAAGCAGATCGTGTTGCTGGATGTGTTTGCCCTTGCCGCAGGCTTCCTTTTGCGAACCGCGGGGGGAGGCTTTGCCATTCAAGTCGGCATCTCTCCGTGGCTGCTGCTTTGCACACTGGAGCTGGCGCTTTTCCTCGGCTTTGGCAAACGACGCCAAGAGATCGTCACACTTGGCCCCGATGCAGGGAAACATCGGCCTATCCTTGAGGAGTACAGTCTGCCGCTGCTCGATCAGCTTATCGGTCTCGTGGTCGCTATGACCCTCATCTCCTACTCCGTCTATGCCGTTGAATCGCCTTCTGCTCGATCGCATCCCCATCTCTGGGCGACCGTTCCAATCGTCCTCTATGGGCTTTTTCGCTATCTCTACCTGGTCTATCGAAAGGGTTGGGGAGGGGCGCCGGATGAGGTACTTTTGCAAGATCGGCCTCTCCAGATCACCATTCTACTGTGGTTTCTGCTGGTTTTAGTTCTTTTTGCCCTCGACGGACACACCAAAGGAGGACTCCTGGGCTACCTTATCCTTCACAAATAG
- the rfaE2 gene encoding D-glycero-beta-D-manno-heptose 1-phosphate adenylyltransferase has product MGQFIPDYHRLAEILSTLRGEGKTLVTTNGVFDILHIGHVRYLQAAKQLGDLLVVGVNTDAGTKRLKGPDRPIVPQEERAEILAALACVDYVTLFDEPTPEALLEQLRPDIHVKGGDYRLETIPEAAVVHRFGGKVLTIPLVAEHSTTDIVKKIQRSLLRG; this is encoded by the coding sequence ATGGGGCAGTTCATTCCAGACTACCATCGCCTTGCCGAAATTCTTTCCACTCTTCGTGGCGAGGGGAAAACCCTTGTTACCACCAACGGCGTCTTCGATATTCTCCACATCGGGCACGTGCGCTATCTTCAGGCCGCTAAACAGCTCGGCGATCTGCTTGTCGTCGGTGTCAACACCGATGCCGGTACCAAGCGCCTCAAAGGCCCCGACCGCCCCATCGTACCCCAAGAGGAGCGTGCAGAAATTCTTGCTGCGCTTGCCTGCGTAGATTATGTAACCCTGTTCGACGAGCCGACCCCAGAAGCGCTTCTAGAACAGTTGCGGCCCGATATCCATGTAAAAGGTGGAGACTACCGCCTAGAAACCATCCCGGAAGCAGCGGTGGTGCACCGCTTCGGGGGAAAGGTTCTAACGATACCGCTGGTGGCCGAGCATTCAACAACAGATATCGTAAAAAAGATACAACGCTCCCTGTTACGAGGCTAA
- the rfbB gene encoding dTDP-glucose 4,6-dehydratase, whose protein sequence is MTNDTKTVLVTGGAGFIGSNFCRYMLQHHPNYRVVVLDALTYAGNLSTLADIQQNPANEARFRFYPGKIQDETVVRGILEAEQVNYIVNFAAESHNDRSLLDPGSFIQTDVYGVFVLLDAARRHHVERMVHISTDEVCGTISSGCFTEESPLLPNTPYSASKAGGELQARAHHIAYGTPVLITRCGNNFGPFQYPEKLLPFFITRLIDNKKVPLYGDGSQVRDWVYVMDHCSGIDFVLHHGVVGEIYNIGCNEEHSNKEIVRLLLETLGKPDTLVRTIPDPRGKAHDHRYSLSTEKIRSLGWRPSHPFREALQQTIRWYVENESWWRPIVSRPDYQDFISRFYGPYLGEDL, encoded by the coding sequence ATGACGAACGATACCAAAACGGTTTTAGTGACTGGTGGGGCCGGCTTTATCGGCAGCAACTTCTGCCGCTATATGCTACAGCACCATCCTAACTACCGTGTCGTGGTGCTAGATGCCCTCACTTATGCCGGCAACCTCTCCACCCTCGCCGACATCCAACAAAACCCAGCCAACGAGGCTCGTTTCCGCTTCTATCCCGGCAAAATACAGGACGAAACAGTTGTACGCGGCATCCTAGAAGCCGAGCAGGTGAACTACATTGTCAACTTCGCTGCCGAGAGTCACAACGACCGCTCCCTGCTTGACCCTGGTAGCTTCATTCAAACCGATGTATATGGAGTGTTCGTGCTGCTCGATGCGGCCCGACGTCATCATGTGGAGCGTATGGTCCATATCTCCACCGATGAGGTGTGCGGCACGATCTCTTCAGGCTGCTTCACAGAGGAAAGCCCTCTTCTGCCCAACACCCCCTACTCGGCCAGCAAAGCCGGCGGCGAACTGCAGGCGCGCGCGCATCACATTGCCTACGGTACTCCGGTGCTGATTACTCGCTGCGGCAACAACTTCGGCCCATTTCAGTATCCCGAAAAGCTGTTGCCTTTCTTCATTACCCGCCTTATAGATAACAAGAAAGTACCTCTCTACGGCGACGGGTCGCAAGTGCGCGATTGGGTCTACGTAATGGATCACTGCAGCGGCATAGACTTCGTGCTTCACCATGGTGTCGTAGGCGAGATCTACAACATCGGTTGCAACGAGGAGCACTCCAACAAGGAGATCGTGCGCCTGTTGCTAGAGACGTTAGGCAAGCCCGACACACTCGTGCGCACCATCCCCGACCCGCGGGGGAAGGCTCACGACCATCGTTATAGCCTAAGCACCGAGAAAATTCGTTCCCTCGGATGGCGGCCCTCTCACCCCTTCCGCGAAGCGTTACAGCAGACCATTCGGTGGTACGTTGAGAACGAAAGCTGGTGGCGCCCCATCGTCTCCCGCCCAGACTACCAAGACTTCATTAGCCGATTTTACGGCCCCTACTTAGGAGAAGATCTCTAA
- a CDS encoding dTDP-4-dehydrorhamnose 3,5-epimerase family protein translates to MDIEGVILRPLKRHTDARGWLIELFRDDELPEAFRPAMAYISLTHPGVARGPHEHRYQTDGFAFLSGRFEITLWENRPGKERVKQVILAGEENPIFLLVPPGVVHAYRNIGETDAFVLNFPDRLYAGWGRKEPVDEIRHEEIDSEFRLS, encoded by the coding sequence ATGGATATTGAGGGGGTGATCCTTCGCCCGCTAAAACGTCATACAGATGCTCGTGGTTGGCTCATCGAGCTATTTCGAGATGACGAGCTGCCGGAGGCGTTTCGCCCCGCCATGGCCTACATCTCCCTTACCCACCCCGGAGTGGCACGAGGCCCTCATGAACATCGCTACCAGACCGACGGCTTCGCATTTCTCTCTGGACGCTTCGAGATCACCCTATGGGAAAATAGGCCTGGCAAAGAGCGCGTCAAACAGGTTATTCTTGCCGGTGAGGAAAACCCTATTTTTCTGCTGGTTCCTCCCGGAGTGGTGCACGCCTATCGTAACATTGGGGAGACCGACGCCTTCGTGCTCAACTTCCCCGATCGCCTCTATGCGGGCTGGGGGCGTAAAGAGCCGGTAGATGAGATACGCCACGAGGAGATCGACTCGGAGTTTAGGCTGTCATGA
- a CDS encoding right-handed parallel beta-helix repeat-containing protein, which translates to MAIWKTLPFGSFSLLLMLTSMHCFATMNFYVSPNGNDAWSGRFPSPNRTRTDGPFATLFKAQQAVRAFKRQHPSLKEGITVWIEGGRYELRQPLTLTREDGGTAQAPVRYAAWHHQTVSITGGKLISRWQPITDPHILERLPAAARDHVLQCDLRSQGIQDFGQLTRRGFGLPIVPTPLELFFRGEPMQLARWPLHGYATITSTPAGPQGGEFGYAGNEPSRWRNDQDIWVHGYWTFDWADSYEKIASIDTAQHLIHTVPPHGVYGYQVGSRWYALNVLEELAAPGEYYLDRNTGLLYFWPPAPIREGDTEVSILQTPLITLSDASHIILDGLTIECGRGCGVQIVGGDHNLLIHCTLRNLGEYAVSIGDDTQNYQNAIYANTLLNRQSGSHNGIEECAIYNTGSGGVFLGGGDRQTLTPGGNFVIGCTIHDYNRWDFTYRAGVNIDGVGNLIAYNAIYNAPHNAILLSGNNHLIEFNDIHDVCLDTGDAGAFYMGRDLSMRGNTVRYNYFHNIEPHIQRANAFEGVQSVYLDDCASGTTVYGNIFFHAGCAVMIGGGRDNSVENNLFLYCDPAVHVDARGLSWAKDWFNGKDPVLISRLEAVHYNQPPYSIAYPHLANILQDDPAVPKYNEIVHNICVGGTWIRWLDGMNDRIVTVKDNLVTTDPGFLTPQAPEKSGFELLAHSPALRMGFRPIPFNQIGPKGFTSSR; encoded by the coding sequence ATGGCTATTTGGAAAACGCTTCCTTTCGGCAGTTTCAGCCTCTTGCTTATGCTTACTTCCATGCACTGCTTTGCAACGATGAACTTCTACGTGTCACCCAATGGCAACGATGCCTGGTCAGGGCGCTTTCCTTCCCCCAATCGCACCCGCACCGACGGGCCTTTTGCCACTCTCTTCAAAGCGCAACAGGCAGTACGTGCTTTCAAACGTCAACACCCCTCCTTAAAAGAAGGCATCACGGTATGGATAGAAGGAGGACGCTATGAGCTCCGTCAGCCTCTCACCCTCACGCGTGAAGACGGAGGCACCGCCCAAGCCCCCGTTCGCTACGCCGCATGGCACCATCAAACGGTTTCCATTACCGGTGGGAAGCTTATCTCGCGTTGGCAACCGATAACCGATCCCCACATTCTCGAACGCCTGCCAGCAGCAGCACGCGACCATGTGCTCCAGTGCGATCTGCGCAGCCAAGGCATCCAGGATTTTGGGCAGCTTACTCGACGTGGTTTTGGACTGCCCATCGTTCCTACTCCGTTAGAGCTCTTCTTTCGCGGAGAGCCAATGCAGCTCGCGCGCTGGCCCTTACATGGCTATGCTACAATTACTTCCACTCCGGCCGGCCCCCAAGGTGGTGAGTTTGGTTATGCAGGTAACGAGCCATCACGCTGGCGCAACGATCAGGATATTTGGGTACACGGTTACTGGACCTTTGACTGGGCCGATAGCTACGAAAAGATCGCCTCCATTGATACAGCGCAGCATCTCATCCACACCGTTCCACCGCACGGCGTTTACGGTTATCAGGTGGGTTCACGATGGTACGCATTGAACGTCCTCGAAGAGCTTGCTGCACCAGGCGAATACTATCTCGATAGAAATACCGGTCTTCTCTATTTTTGGCCTCCAGCCCCGATCCGCGAAGGGGATACCGAGGTATCGATTCTTCAAACTCCCCTCATCACCCTATCCGATGCCTCCCACATCATCCTCGACGGGCTTACCATCGAGTGCGGACGCGGCTGCGGCGTGCAGATAGTGGGTGGAGACCACAACCTTCTCATCCACTGCACCCTTCGCAACCTCGGAGAGTATGCCGTGAGTATTGGGGATGATACACAGAACTATCAAAACGCTATCTATGCTAACACCTTGCTGAATCGCCAAAGCGGGTCTCATAACGGTATTGAAGAGTGCGCCATCTACAACACCGGCAGCGGAGGTGTGTTCCTAGGCGGCGGTGACCGTCAAACCCTCACTCCAGGCGGCAACTTTGTGATCGGATGCACCATCCACGACTATAACCGATGGGACTTTACCTATCGAGCCGGCGTTAATATAGATGGGGTTGGCAATCTCATAGCCTATAATGCCATCTATAATGCCCCGCATAATGCTATCCTCCTTTCCGGCAATAACCACCTCATAGAGTTCAACGATATTCACGATGTCTGCCTCGATACTGGAGACGCCGGCGCCTTCTATATGGGCCGTGACCTAAGCATGAGGGGAAACACAGTTCGTTATAACTACTTTCATAATATTGAACCCCATATCCAACGGGCAAACGCTTTCGAGGGGGTTCAATCGGTCTATCTCGATGACTGCGCCAGCGGCACCACCGTCTACGGCAATATTTTCTTCCATGCTGGCTGTGCCGTGATGATCGGCGGTGGCCGTGACAACAGCGTGGAGAACAATCTCTTTCTCTACTGCGACCCTGCCGTCCATGTAGATGCACGCGGCCTCAGCTGGGCGAAGGACTGGTTCAACGGTAAAGACCCGGTTCTCATCTCGCGCTTAGAGGCCGTTCACTACAACCAGCCTCCCTACAGCATCGCCTACCCACACCTGGCCAATATCCTTCAGGACGACCCAGCGGTACCGAAATACAATGAGATCGTCCATAACATCTGTGTCGGTGGAACCTGGATACGATGGCTCGATGGCATGAACGACCGTATCGTCACCGTTAAAGACAATTTGGTGACCACCGATCCTGGCTTTTTAACCCCGCAGGCTCCCGAAAAAAGTGGCTTTGAACTTCTCGCTCATTCCCCTGCACTACGTATGGGCTTTCGTCCCATTCCCTTCAACCAGATAGGGCCGAAAGGTTTTACATCTAGCAGATAG